The window CCCTGGAGTCGATTGGCAACAAATCCTTTGATTTCTCGGTTTAGCCGAATAGGTGCTTGATTCACTTGTTGCATCAGCGTAGAGGTTTTCTCCAAAACGTTCTCAGCGGTCCATGGTGTGGGTACCAATTCAACCAACGGTACAAGATGTGGCGGGTTGATAGGGTGGGCAACAAGGCATCGCTCTCTGGATTGGAGGCTCTCCGTAAAAAGTGAAGCAACGATGCCAGAGGTAGAGCTGGCCACTACGGTTTGTGGACCCACTAGTTGGTCGATTTGGTGATAGAGTTCCTGTTTAACCTCCACCCGTTCAGGAGCGTTTTCCTGAAGGTGGTCTGCTCCATCAAGCGCATCCTCCAAACTTTCAGAGGCGTGAACCCTTCCAAAGACTTGTTCCACAGAACAGCCATTCAGCAGATTTTCTTCCACCAAACTTGGCAGACCCCCCTTGATCAATTTGATAGCAGCAGAAACTGCCCCCTCGACGGGGTCCCAAAGCCACACCTCCAAACCTGCCCTCGC is drawn from SAR324 cluster bacterium and contains these coding sequences:
- a CDS encoding 3-hydroxyacyl-CoA dehydrogenase NAD-binding domain-containing protein; amino-acid sequence: MSKKVAIVGTGLIGRSWSIVFARAGLEVWLWDPVEGAVSAAIKLIKGGLPSLVEENLLNGCSVEQVFGRVHASESLEDALDGADHLQENAPERVEVKQELYHQIDQLVGPQTVVASSTSGIVASLFTESLQSRERCLVAHPINPPHLVPLVELVPTPWTAENVLEKTSTLMQQVNQAPIRLNREIKGFVANRLQG